In the Quercus lobata isolate SW786 chromosome 5, ValleyOak3.0 Primary Assembly, whole genome shotgun sequence genome, one interval contains:
- the LOC115989111 gene encoding uncharacterized protein LOC115989111 isoform X2, which produces MARRLCSRLFHFHLQQPSVSPRLYILSGSASSYPFNLGVFPAFQASRAYARGGRKHYDLFGNGKLGDEDFRKTWKKEMDEDTSLWTGSEDERDDEKDPKSRLEEEIRRVRQQAKEHSDLIDADDSDELRSIWSGSDEEKTLWTGSEGDDDDDIPTEAYPNESSDKYIDKLFEFEEMPKYRTISELLKAENEPEELSPGKQARKIAVENALKKLKKGPDGRYSNVWEVMSDMDILVGAFERVVSGPEYTELRQGGPKKLNMQFFKDIQARMRDQNYKFSPELKLKPKSKLVSRKKWQKAQSRRRKAQKR; this is translated from the exons ATGGCCCGCAGACTCTGTTCCCGTCTTTTCCATTTCCATTTGCAGCAACCGTCTGTTTCTCCAAG ATTATATATCCTTTCTGGAAGCGCCTCAAGCTATCCctttaatttgggggttttCCCGGCATTTCAAG CATCACGAGCCTATGCTCGAGGTGGGCGCAAACATTATGATCTTTTTGGCAATGGAAAGCTGGGTGATGAAGATTTCAGAAAAACATGGAAGAAAGAGATGGATGAAGATACTTCTCTGTGGACAGGGAGTGAAGATGAAAGAGATGATGAAAAAGATCCTAAAAGTCGTCTTGAAGAAGAAATTCGGAGAGTGAGACAgcaggcaaaggaacattctGACCTAATTGATGCCGATGACAGTGATGAATTGAGAAGTATATGGTCTGGAAGTGATGAGGAGAAGACGTTGTGGACTGGTAGTGAGGGTGATGACGACGACGATATTCCTACAGAAGCCTACCCAAATGAAAGTAGTGATAAGTACATAGACAAattgtttgagtttgaggaaATGCCTAAATATCGAACAATCTCTGAATTATTGAAAGCTGAAAATGAACCAGAAGAATTGTCCCCAGGAAAGCAAGCTAGGAAAATTGCAGTTGAAAATGCcttgaaaaaattgaagaaaggtCCAGATGGGCGTTACTCCAATGTGTGGGAGGTCATGAGTGATATGGATATTCTAGTTGGAGCATTTGAAAGGGTTGTTTCTGGACCAGAGTACACGGAGCTTAGACAGGGAGGGCCTAAGAAATTAAATATGCAGTTCTTTAAGGATATACAAGCTCGTATGAGAGATCAAAATTACAAGTTCTCACCTGAGTTAAAGCTGAAGCCGAAGAGCAAATTAGTTTCAAGAAAGAAGTGGCAGAAAGCACAGTCTAGAAGGAGGAAAGCACAAAAGCGTTAA
- the LOC115989111 gene encoding uncharacterized protein LOC115989111 isoform X1, whose product MFMSKLNSGVTHPKREKALEDQETHLQASDQTQTDHAAPPPSTCRLYILSGSASSYPFNLGVFPAFQASRAYARGGRKHYDLFGNGKLGDEDFRKTWKKEMDEDTSLWTGSEDERDDEKDPKSRLEEEIRRVRQQAKEHSDLIDADDSDELRSIWSGSDEEKTLWTGSEGDDDDDIPTEAYPNESSDKYIDKLFEFEEMPKYRTISELLKAENEPEELSPGKQARKIAVENALKKLKKGPDGRYSNVWEVMSDMDILVGAFERVVSGPEYTELRQGGPKKLNMQFFKDIQARMRDQNYKFSPELKLKPKSKLVSRKKWQKAQSRRRKAQKR is encoded by the exons ATGTTTATGTCAAAACTAAATTCCGGAGTCACACACCcgaagagagagaaagcgtTAGAAGACCAAGAGACCCATCTTCAAGCTTCGGACCAAACCCAGACAGATCACGCCGCCCCGCCCCCATCCACGTGCCG ATTATATATCCTTTCTGGAAGCGCCTCAAGCTATCCctttaatttgggggttttCCCGGCATTTCAAG CATCACGAGCCTATGCTCGAGGTGGGCGCAAACATTATGATCTTTTTGGCAATGGAAAGCTGGGTGATGAAGATTTCAGAAAAACATGGAAGAAAGAGATGGATGAAGATACTTCTCTGTGGACAGGGAGTGAAGATGAAAGAGATGATGAAAAAGATCCTAAAAGTCGTCTTGAAGAAGAAATTCGGAGAGTGAGACAgcaggcaaaggaacattctGACCTAATTGATGCCGATGACAGTGATGAATTGAGAAGTATATGGTCTGGAAGTGATGAGGAGAAGACGTTGTGGACTGGTAGTGAGGGTGATGACGACGACGATATTCCTACAGAAGCCTACCCAAATGAAAGTAGTGATAAGTACATAGACAAattgtttgagtttgaggaaATGCCTAAATATCGAACAATCTCTGAATTATTGAAAGCTGAAAATGAACCAGAAGAATTGTCCCCAGGAAAGCAAGCTAGGAAAATTGCAGTTGAAAATGCcttgaaaaaattgaagaaaggtCCAGATGGGCGTTACTCCAATGTGTGGGAGGTCATGAGTGATATGGATATTCTAGTTGGAGCATTTGAAAGGGTTGTTTCTGGACCAGAGTACACGGAGCTTAGACAGGGAGGGCCTAAGAAATTAAATATGCAGTTCTTTAAGGATATACAAGCTCGTATGAGAGATCAAAATTACAAGTTCTCACCTGAGTTAAAGCTGAAGCCGAAGAGCAAATTAGTTTCAAGAAAGAAGTGGCAGAAAGCACAGTCTAGAAGGAGGAAAGCACAAAAGCGTTAA
- the LOC115989111 gene encoding uncharacterized protein LOC115989111 isoform X3, with protein sequence MDEDTSLWTGSEDERDDEKDPKSRLEEEIRRVRQQAKEHSDLIDADDSDELRSIWSGSDEEKTLWTGSEGDDDDDIPTEAYPNESSDKYIDKLFEFEEMPKYRTISELLKAENEPEELSPGKQARKIAVENALKKLKKGPDGRYSNVWEVMSDMDILVGAFERVVSGPEYTELRQGGPKKLNMQFFKDIQARMRDQNYKFSPELKLKPKSKLVSRKKWQKAQSRRRKAQKR encoded by the coding sequence ATGGATGAAGATACTTCTCTGTGGACAGGGAGTGAAGATGAAAGAGATGATGAAAAAGATCCTAAAAGTCGTCTTGAAGAAGAAATTCGGAGAGTGAGACAgcaggcaaaggaacattctGACCTAATTGATGCCGATGACAGTGATGAATTGAGAAGTATATGGTCTGGAAGTGATGAGGAGAAGACGTTGTGGACTGGTAGTGAGGGTGATGACGACGACGATATTCCTACAGAAGCCTACCCAAATGAAAGTAGTGATAAGTACATAGACAAattgtttgagtttgaggaaATGCCTAAATATCGAACAATCTCTGAATTATTGAAAGCTGAAAATGAACCAGAAGAATTGTCCCCAGGAAAGCAAGCTAGGAAAATTGCAGTTGAAAATGCcttgaaaaaattgaagaaaggtCCAGATGGGCGTTACTCCAATGTGTGGGAGGTCATGAGTGATATGGATATTCTAGTTGGAGCATTTGAAAGGGTTGTTTCTGGACCAGAGTACACGGAGCTTAGACAGGGAGGGCCTAAGAAATTAAATATGCAGTTCTTTAAGGATATACAAGCTCGTATGAGAGATCAAAATTACAAGTTCTCACCTGAGTTAAAGCTGAAGCCGAAGAGCAAATTAGTTTCAAGAAAGAAGTGGCAGAAAGCACAGTCTAGAAGGAGGAAAGCACAAAAGCGTTAA